Proteins encoded together in one Quercus lobata isolate SW786 chromosome 3, ValleyOak3.0 Primary Assembly, whole genome shotgun sequence window:
- the LOC115981818 gene encoding sugar transporter ERD6-like 5 isoform X3, which translates to MEDEELTKSLLVAQQPGNIRIISNGVGSNDTGASASASASASGVTVVLLLSAFVTACSAFTGGFVVGYSAPAESGIIADLGLSTAEYSVFGSIMTIGGMIGAVISGKLADIIGRKNQTMWILDMFYIMGWLAIYFAKGAWLLDLGRLSLGFGFGLTCYAAPIYLSEITPKNLRGGFTSVTMAMIPFSLTVAYLIGSVVNWRALALIGAIPCLFLLFGLFFIPESPRWLAKIGREKEFEAALQCLRGKNVNTSEEAADIKNYTENIQQISEDKILHLFQQKYAYQLIVGIGLMVLQQFGGLNGFAFYMDEIFELAGVPSIIGFIVVSIPEIPAIALGSILIEKFGRRTLLMISATGECLGCVLTGLSFLLQSLNWWTEATPTLVLSGILVFKVSYSLGVGAIPWIIISEIFPINVKGSAGSICNLVNWFCSWLVSYTFNFLVEWSSAGTFFLYASMSGLGVLFSATLVPETRRRTLEGIQASLIHTLQ; encoded by the exons ATGGAAGACGAGGAACTAACAAAGTCTCTGCTTGTTGCACAACAGCCTGGTAATATCAGAATTATTAGCAATGGCGTTGGTTCCAATGATACTGGTGCAAGTGCAAGTGCAAGTGCAAGTGCAAGTGGTGTCACCGTTGTTCTTCTTCTTAGTGCCTTTGTCACTGCTTGTAGTGCCTTTACTGGTGGATTTGTG GTGGGGTACTCAGCACCTGCTGAATCAGGAATTATAGCTGATTTGGGCCTTTCTACGGCTGAG TATTCAGTTTTCGGTTCCATAATGACAATTGGTGGAATGATAGGTGCAGTAATAAGTGGGAAGTTGGCAGATATCATTGGTCGTAAAAAT CAGACTATGTGGATTCTGGATATGTTTTACATAATGGGGTGGCTCGCAATATATTTTGCTAAG GGTGCTTGGTTGCTCGACCTTGGAAGACTATCTttgggatttggatttggaCTGACTTGTTATGCG GCACCTATTTACCTATCAGAAATTACACCCAAGAATCTTAGGGGAGGATTTACATCAGTCACCATG GCAATGATACCTTTTAGTCTAACAGTTGCATATCTGATTGGTTCTGTCGTCAACTGGCGTGCCTTGGCTCTAATAG GAGCTATTCCATGTTTATTTCTACTTTTTGGCCTATTCTTCATTCCAGAGTCTCCTAGATGGCTG GCAAAGATTGGCCGAGAAAAAGAGTTTGAAGCTGCACTACAATGCCTTAGGGGAAAGAATGTTAATACTTCTGAAGAGGCTGCTGATATCAAA AATTATACTGAAAACATCCAACAGATCTCAGAAGATAAAATCCTTCATTTGTTTCAGCAGAAATATGCTTATCAACTCATT GTTGGAATTGGACTAATGGTACTTCAACAATTTGGAGGGCTCAACGGATTTGCATTTTATATGGACGAAATTTTTGAATTGGCTG GTGTGCCAAGTATTATTGGGTTTATAGTGGTATCCATTCCTGAG ATTCCAGCAATTGCTTTGGGATCAATCTTGATAGAAAAATTTGGAAGACGGACGCTATTGATG ATTTCTGCTACCGGGGAATGCTTAGGTTGCGTCCTTACAGGACTATCATTCTTATTGCAG AGCCTTAACTGGTGGACGGAAGCCACTCCTACTTTGGTGCTTTCAGGCATATTG GTTTTTAAGGTATCTTATTCATTAGGTGTTGGAGCAATACCATGGATTATAATATCAGAG ATATTTCCCATAAATGTAAAGGGTTCTGCTGGAAGCATTTGCAATTTGGTCAATTGGTTTTGTTCCTGGCTTGTTTCATACACATTTAACTTTCTAGTAGAATGGAGCTCAGCAG GAACATTTTTCTTATATGCAAGCATGTCGGGTTTGGGTGTTTTGTTCTCTGCGACATTGGTGCCTGAGACTAGACGGCGAACGTTAGAAGGAATACAAGCATCACTCATTCATACTCTGCAATAA
- the LOC115981818 gene encoding sugar transporter ERD6-like 5 isoform X5: MEDEELTKSLLVAQQPGNIRIISNGVGSNDTGASASASASASGVTVVLLLSAFVTACSAFTGGFVVGYSAPAESGIIADLGLSTAEYSVFGSIMTIGGMIGAVISGKLADIIGRKNQTMWILDMFYIMGWLAIYFAKAHSRTGTGEPNGAWLLDLGRLSLGFGFGLTCYAAPIYLSEITPKNLRGGFTSVTMAMIPFSLTVAYLIGSVVNWRALALIGAIPCLFLLFGLFFIPESPRWLAKIGREKEFEAALQCLRGKNVNTSEEAADIKNYTENIQQISEDKILHLFQQKYAYQLIVGIGLMVLQQFGGLNGFAFYMDEIFELAGVPSIIGFIVVSIPEIPAIALGSILIEKFGRRTLLMISATGECLGCVLTGLSFLLQVFKVSYSLGVGAIPWIIISEIFPINVKGSAGSICNLVNWFCSWLVSYTFNFLVEWSSAGTFFLYASMSGLGVLFSATLVPETRRRTLEGIQASLIHTLQ, from the exons ATGGAAGACGAGGAACTAACAAAGTCTCTGCTTGTTGCACAACAGCCTGGTAATATCAGAATTATTAGCAATGGCGTTGGTTCCAATGATACTGGTGCAAGTGCAAGTGCAAGTGCAAGTGCAAGTGGTGTCACCGTTGTTCTTCTTCTTAGTGCCTTTGTCACTGCTTGTAGTGCCTTTACTGGTGGATTTGTG GTGGGGTACTCAGCACCTGCTGAATCAGGAATTATAGCTGATTTGGGCCTTTCTACGGCTGAG TATTCAGTTTTCGGTTCCATAATGACAATTGGTGGAATGATAGGTGCAGTAATAAGTGGGAAGTTGGCAGATATCATTGGTCGTAAAAAT CAGACTATGTGGATTCTGGATATGTTTTACATAATGGGGTGGCTCGCAATATATTTTGCTAAG GCTCATAGCAGAACAGGAACTGGAGAGCCAAAC GGTGCTTGGTTGCTCGACCTTGGAAGACTATCTttgggatttggatttggaCTGACTTGTTATGCG GCACCTATTTACCTATCAGAAATTACACCCAAGAATCTTAGGGGAGGATTTACATCAGTCACCATG GCAATGATACCTTTTAGTCTAACAGTTGCATATCTGATTGGTTCTGTCGTCAACTGGCGTGCCTTGGCTCTAATAG GAGCTATTCCATGTTTATTTCTACTTTTTGGCCTATTCTTCATTCCAGAGTCTCCTAGATGGCTG GCAAAGATTGGCCGAGAAAAAGAGTTTGAAGCTGCACTACAATGCCTTAGGGGAAAGAATGTTAATACTTCTGAAGAGGCTGCTGATATCAAA AATTATACTGAAAACATCCAACAGATCTCAGAAGATAAAATCCTTCATTTGTTTCAGCAGAAATATGCTTATCAACTCATT GTTGGAATTGGACTAATGGTACTTCAACAATTTGGAGGGCTCAACGGATTTGCATTTTATATGGACGAAATTTTTGAATTGGCTG GTGTGCCAAGTATTATTGGGTTTATAGTGGTATCCATTCCTGAG ATTCCAGCAATTGCTTTGGGATCAATCTTGATAGAAAAATTTGGAAGACGGACGCTATTGATG ATTTCTGCTACCGGGGAATGCTTAGGTTGCGTCCTTACAGGACTATCATTCTTATTGCAG GTTTTTAAGGTATCTTATTCATTAGGTGTTGGAGCAATACCATGGATTATAATATCAGAG ATATTTCCCATAAATGTAAAGGGTTCTGCTGGAAGCATTTGCAATTTGGTCAATTGGTTTTGTTCCTGGCTTGTTTCATACACATTTAACTTTCTAGTAGAATGGAGCTCAGCAG GAACATTTTTCTTATATGCAAGCATGTCGGGTTTGGGTGTTTTGTTCTCTGCGACATTGGTGCCTGAGACTAGACGGCGAACGTTAGAAGGAATACAAGCATCACTCATTCATACTCTGCAATAA
- the LOC115981818 gene encoding sugar transporter ERD6-like 5 isoform X1, with translation MEDEELTKSLLVAQQPGNIRIISNGVGSNDTGASASASASASGVTVVLLLSAFVTACSAFTGGFVVGYSAPAESGIIADLGLSTAEYSVFGSIMTIGGMIGAVISGKLADIIGRKNQTMWILDMFYIMGWLAIYFAKAHSRTGTGEPNGAWLLDLGRLSLGFGFGLTCYAAPIYLSEITPKNLRGGFTSVTMAMIPFSLTVAYLIGSVVNWRALALIGAIPCLFLLFGLFFIPESPRWLAKIGREKEFEAALQCLRGKNVNTSEEAADIKNYTENIQQISEDKILHLFQQKYAYQLIVGIGLMVLQQFGGLNGFAFYMDEIFELAGVPSIIGFIVVSIPEIPAIALGSILIEKFGRRTLLMISATGECLGCVLTGLSFLLQSLNWWTEATPTLVLSGILVFKVSYSLGVGAIPWIIISEIFPINVKGSAGSICNLVNWFCSWLVSYTFNFLVEWSSAGTFFLYASMSGLGVLFSATLVPETRRRTLEGIQASLIHTLQ, from the exons ATGGAAGACGAGGAACTAACAAAGTCTCTGCTTGTTGCACAACAGCCTGGTAATATCAGAATTATTAGCAATGGCGTTGGTTCCAATGATACTGGTGCAAGTGCAAGTGCAAGTGCAAGTGCAAGTGGTGTCACCGTTGTTCTTCTTCTTAGTGCCTTTGTCACTGCTTGTAGTGCCTTTACTGGTGGATTTGTG GTGGGGTACTCAGCACCTGCTGAATCAGGAATTATAGCTGATTTGGGCCTTTCTACGGCTGAG TATTCAGTTTTCGGTTCCATAATGACAATTGGTGGAATGATAGGTGCAGTAATAAGTGGGAAGTTGGCAGATATCATTGGTCGTAAAAAT CAGACTATGTGGATTCTGGATATGTTTTACATAATGGGGTGGCTCGCAATATATTTTGCTAAG GCTCATAGCAGAACAGGAACTGGAGAGCCAAAC GGTGCTTGGTTGCTCGACCTTGGAAGACTATCTttgggatttggatttggaCTGACTTGTTATGCG GCACCTATTTACCTATCAGAAATTACACCCAAGAATCTTAGGGGAGGATTTACATCAGTCACCATG GCAATGATACCTTTTAGTCTAACAGTTGCATATCTGATTGGTTCTGTCGTCAACTGGCGTGCCTTGGCTCTAATAG GAGCTATTCCATGTTTATTTCTACTTTTTGGCCTATTCTTCATTCCAGAGTCTCCTAGATGGCTG GCAAAGATTGGCCGAGAAAAAGAGTTTGAAGCTGCACTACAATGCCTTAGGGGAAAGAATGTTAATACTTCTGAAGAGGCTGCTGATATCAAA AATTATACTGAAAACATCCAACAGATCTCAGAAGATAAAATCCTTCATTTGTTTCAGCAGAAATATGCTTATCAACTCATT GTTGGAATTGGACTAATGGTACTTCAACAATTTGGAGGGCTCAACGGATTTGCATTTTATATGGACGAAATTTTTGAATTGGCTG GTGTGCCAAGTATTATTGGGTTTATAGTGGTATCCATTCCTGAG ATTCCAGCAATTGCTTTGGGATCAATCTTGATAGAAAAATTTGGAAGACGGACGCTATTGATG ATTTCTGCTACCGGGGAATGCTTAGGTTGCGTCCTTACAGGACTATCATTCTTATTGCAG AGCCTTAACTGGTGGACGGAAGCCACTCCTACTTTGGTGCTTTCAGGCATATTG GTTTTTAAGGTATCTTATTCATTAGGTGTTGGAGCAATACCATGGATTATAATATCAGAG ATATTTCCCATAAATGTAAAGGGTTCTGCTGGAAGCATTTGCAATTTGGTCAATTGGTTTTGTTCCTGGCTTGTTTCATACACATTTAACTTTCTAGTAGAATGGAGCTCAGCAG GAACATTTTTCTTATATGCAAGCATGTCGGGTTTGGGTGTTTTGTTCTCTGCGACATTGGTGCCTGAGACTAGACGGCGAACGTTAGAAGGAATACAAGCATCACTCATTCATACTCTGCAATAA
- the LOC115981818 gene encoding sugar transporter ERD6-like 5 isoform X2 produces the protein MEDEELTKSLLVAQQPGNIRIISNGVGSNDTGASASASASASGVTVVLLLSAFVTACSAFTGGFVVGYSAPAESGIIADLGLSTAEYSVFGSIMTIGGMIGAVISGKLADIIGRKNTMWILDMFYIMGWLAIYFAKAHSRTGTGEPNGAWLLDLGRLSLGFGFGLTCYAAPIYLSEITPKNLRGGFTSVTMAMIPFSLTVAYLIGSVVNWRALALIGAIPCLFLLFGLFFIPESPRWLAKIGREKEFEAALQCLRGKNVNTSEEAADIKNYTENIQQISEDKILHLFQQKYAYQLIVGIGLMVLQQFGGLNGFAFYMDEIFELAGVPSIIGFIVVSIPEIPAIALGSILIEKFGRRTLLMISATGECLGCVLTGLSFLLQSLNWWTEATPTLVLSGILVFKVSYSLGVGAIPWIIISEIFPINVKGSAGSICNLVNWFCSWLVSYTFNFLVEWSSAGTFFLYASMSGLGVLFSATLVPETRRRTLEGIQASLIHTLQ, from the exons ATGGAAGACGAGGAACTAACAAAGTCTCTGCTTGTTGCACAACAGCCTGGTAATATCAGAATTATTAGCAATGGCGTTGGTTCCAATGATACTGGTGCAAGTGCAAGTGCAAGTGCAAGTGCAAGTGGTGTCACCGTTGTTCTTCTTCTTAGTGCCTTTGTCACTGCTTGTAGTGCCTTTACTGGTGGATTTGTG GTGGGGTACTCAGCACCTGCTGAATCAGGAATTATAGCTGATTTGGGCCTTTCTACGGCTGAG TATTCAGTTTTCGGTTCCATAATGACAATTGGTGGAATGATAGGTGCAGTAATAAGTGGGAAGTTGGCAGATATCATTGGTCGTAAAAAT ACTATGTGGATTCTGGATATGTTTTACATAATGGGGTGGCTCGCAATATATTTTGCTAAG GCTCATAGCAGAACAGGAACTGGAGAGCCAAAC GGTGCTTGGTTGCTCGACCTTGGAAGACTATCTttgggatttggatttggaCTGACTTGTTATGCG GCACCTATTTACCTATCAGAAATTACACCCAAGAATCTTAGGGGAGGATTTACATCAGTCACCATG GCAATGATACCTTTTAGTCTAACAGTTGCATATCTGATTGGTTCTGTCGTCAACTGGCGTGCCTTGGCTCTAATAG GAGCTATTCCATGTTTATTTCTACTTTTTGGCCTATTCTTCATTCCAGAGTCTCCTAGATGGCTG GCAAAGATTGGCCGAGAAAAAGAGTTTGAAGCTGCACTACAATGCCTTAGGGGAAAGAATGTTAATACTTCTGAAGAGGCTGCTGATATCAAA AATTATACTGAAAACATCCAACAGATCTCAGAAGATAAAATCCTTCATTTGTTTCAGCAGAAATATGCTTATCAACTCATT GTTGGAATTGGACTAATGGTACTTCAACAATTTGGAGGGCTCAACGGATTTGCATTTTATATGGACGAAATTTTTGAATTGGCTG GTGTGCCAAGTATTATTGGGTTTATAGTGGTATCCATTCCTGAG ATTCCAGCAATTGCTTTGGGATCAATCTTGATAGAAAAATTTGGAAGACGGACGCTATTGATG ATTTCTGCTACCGGGGAATGCTTAGGTTGCGTCCTTACAGGACTATCATTCTTATTGCAG AGCCTTAACTGGTGGACGGAAGCCACTCCTACTTTGGTGCTTTCAGGCATATTG GTTTTTAAGGTATCTTATTCATTAGGTGTTGGAGCAATACCATGGATTATAATATCAGAG ATATTTCCCATAAATGTAAAGGGTTCTGCTGGAAGCATTTGCAATTTGGTCAATTGGTTTTGTTCCTGGCTTGTTTCATACACATTTAACTTTCTAGTAGAATGGAGCTCAGCAG GAACATTTTTCTTATATGCAAGCATGTCGGGTTTGGGTGTTTTGTTCTCTGCGACATTGGTGCCTGAGACTAGACGGCGAACGTTAGAAGGAATACAAGCATCACTCATTCATACTCTGCAATAA
- the LOC115981818 gene encoding sugar transporter ERD6-like 5 isoform X6, translating into MEDEELTKSLLVAQQPGNIRIISNGVGSNDTGASASASASASGVTVVLLLSAFVTACSAFTGGFVVGYSAPAESGIIADLGLSTAEYSVFGSIMTIGGMIGAVISGKLADIIGRKNGAWLLDLGRLSLGFGFGLTCYAAPIYLSEITPKNLRGGFTSVTMAMIPFSLTVAYLIGSVVNWRALALIGAIPCLFLLFGLFFIPESPRWLAKIGREKEFEAALQCLRGKNVNTSEEAADIKNYTENIQQISEDKILHLFQQKYAYQLIVGIGLMVLQQFGGLNGFAFYMDEIFELAGVPSIIGFIVVSIPEIPAIALGSILIEKFGRRTLLMISATGECLGCVLTGLSFLLQSLNWWTEATPTLVLSGILVFKVSYSLGVGAIPWIIISEIFPINVKGSAGSICNLVNWFCSWLVSYTFNFLVEWSSAGTFFLYASMSGLGVLFSATLVPETRRRTLEGIQASLIHTLQ; encoded by the exons ATGGAAGACGAGGAACTAACAAAGTCTCTGCTTGTTGCACAACAGCCTGGTAATATCAGAATTATTAGCAATGGCGTTGGTTCCAATGATACTGGTGCAAGTGCAAGTGCAAGTGCAAGTGCAAGTGGTGTCACCGTTGTTCTTCTTCTTAGTGCCTTTGTCACTGCTTGTAGTGCCTTTACTGGTGGATTTGTG GTGGGGTACTCAGCACCTGCTGAATCAGGAATTATAGCTGATTTGGGCCTTTCTACGGCTGAG TATTCAGTTTTCGGTTCCATAATGACAATTGGTGGAATGATAGGTGCAGTAATAAGTGGGAAGTTGGCAGATATCATTGGTCGTAAAAAT GGTGCTTGGTTGCTCGACCTTGGAAGACTATCTttgggatttggatttggaCTGACTTGTTATGCG GCACCTATTTACCTATCAGAAATTACACCCAAGAATCTTAGGGGAGGATTTACATCAGTCACCATG GCAATGATACCTTTTAGTCTAACAGTTGCATATCTGATTGGTTCTGTCGTCAACTGGCGTGCCTTGGCTCTAATAG GAGCTATTCCATGTTTATTTCTACTTTTTGGCCTATTCTTCATTCCAGAGTCTCCTAGATGGCTG GCAAAGATTGGCCGAGAAAAAGAGTTTGAAGCTGCACTACAATGCCTTAGGGGAAAGAATGTTAATACTTCTGAAGAGGCTGCTGATATCAAA AATTATACTGAAAACATCCAACAGATCTCAGAAGATAAAATCCTTCATTTGTTTCAGCAGAAATATGCTTATCAACTCATT GTTGGAATTGGACTAATGGTACTTCAACAATTTGGAGGGCTCAACGGATTTGCATTTTATATGGACGAAATTTTTGAATTGGCTG GTGTGCCAAGTATTATTGGGTTTATAGTGGTATCCATTCCTGAG ATTCCAGCAATTGCTTTGGGATCAATCTTGATAGAAAAATTTGGAAGACGGACGCTATTGATG ATTTCTGCTACCGGGGAATGCTTAGGTTGCGTCCTTACAGGACTATCATTCTTATTGCAG AGCCTTAACTGGTGGACGGAAGCCACTCCTACTTTGGTGCTTTCAGGCATATTG GTTTTTAAGGTATCTTATTCATTAGGTGTTGGAGCAATACCATGGATTATAATATCAGAG ATATTTCCCATAAATGTAAAGGGTTCTGCTGGAAGCATTTGCAATTTGGTCAATTGGTTTTGTTCCTGGCTTGTTTCATACACATTTAACTTTCTAGTAGAATGGAGCTCAGCAG GAACATTTTTCTTATATGCAAGCATGTCGGGTTTGGGTGTTTTGTTCTCTGCGACATTGGTGCCTGAGACTAGACGGCGAACGTTAGAAGGAATACAAGCATCACTCATTCATACTCTGCAATAA
- the LOC115981818 gene encoding sugar transporter ERD6-like 5 isoform X4 yields MEDEELTKSLLVAQQPGNIRIISNGVGSNDTGASASASASASGVTVVLLLSAFVTACSAFTGGFVVGYSAPAESGIIADLGLSTAEYSVFGSIMTIGGMIGAVISGKLADIIGRKNTMWILDMFYIMGWLAIYFAKGAWLLDLGRLSLGFGFGLTCYAAPIYLSEITPKNLRGGFTSVTMAMIPFSLTVAYLIGSVVNWRALALIGAIPCLFLLFGLFFIPESPRWLAKIGREKEFEAALQCLRGKNVNTSEEAADIKNYTENIQQISEDKILHLFQQKYAYQLIVGIGLMVLQQFGGLNGFAFYMDEIFELAGVPSIIGFIVVSIPEIPAIALGSILIEKFGRRTLLMISATGECLGCVLTGLSFLLQSLNWWTEATPTLVLSGILVFKVSYSLGVGAIPWIIISEIFPINVKGSAGSICNLVNWFCSWLVSYTFNFLVEWSSAGTFFLYASMSGLGVLFSATLVPETRRRTLEGIQASLIHTLQ; encoded by the exons ATGGAAGACGAGGAACTAACAAAGTCTCTGCTTGTTGCACAACAGCCTGGTAATATCAGAATTATTAGCAATGGCGTTGGTTCCAATGATACTGGTGCAAGTGCAAGTGCAAGTGCAAGTGCAAGTGGTGTCACCGTTGTTCTTCTTCTTAGTGCCTTTGTCACTGCTTGTAGTGCCTTTACTGGTGGATTTGTG GTGGGGTACTCAGCACCTGCTGAATCAGGAATTATAGCTGATTTGGGCCTTTCTACGGCTGAG TATTCAGTTTTCGGTTCCATAATGACAATTGGTGGAATGATAGGTGCAGTAATAAGTGGGAAGTTGGCAGATATCATTGGTCGTAAAAAT ACTATGTGGATTCTGGATATGTTTTACATAATGGGGTGGCTCGCAATATATTTTGCTAAG GGTGCTTGGTTGCTCGACCTTGGAAGACTATCTttgggatttggatttggaCTGACTTGTTATGCG GCACCTATTTACCTATCAGAAATTACACCCAAGAATCTTAGGGGAGGATTTACATCAGTCACCATG GCAATGATACCTTTTAGTCTAACAGTTGCATATCTGATTGGTTCTGTCGTCAACTGGCGTGCCTTGGCTCTAATAG GAGCTATTCCATGTTTATTTCTACTTTTTGGCCTATTCTTCATTCCAGAGTCTCCTAGATGGCTG GCAAAGATTGGCCGAGAAAAAGAGTTTGAAGCTGCACTACAATGCCTTAGGGGAAAGAATGTTAATACTTCTGAAGAGGCTGCTGATATCAAA AATTATACTGAAAACATCCAACAGATCTCAGAAGATAAAATCCTTCATTTGTTTCAGCAGAAATATGCTTATCAACTCATT GTTGGAATTGGACTAATGGTACTTCAACAATTTGGAGGGCTCAACGGATTTGCATTTTATATGGACGAAATTTTTGAATTGGCTG GTGTGCCAAGTATTATTGGGTTTATAGTGGTATCCATTCCTGAG ATTCCAGCAATTGCTTTGGGATCAATCTTGATAGAAAAATTTGGAAGACGGACGCTATTGATG ATTTCTGCTACCGGGGAATGCTTAGGTTGCGTCCTTACAGGACTATCATTCTTATTGCAG AGCCTTAACTGGTGGACGGAAGCCACTCCTACTTTGGTGCTTTCAGGCATATTG GTTTTTAAGGTATCTTATTCATTAGGTGTTGGAGCAATACCATGGATTATAATATCAGAG ATATTTCCCATAAATGTAAAGGGTTCTGCTGGAAGCATTTGCAATTTGGTCAATTGGTTTTGTTCCTGGCTTGTTTCATACACATTTAACTTTCTAGTAGAATGGAGCTCAGCAG GAACATTTTTCTTATATGCAAGCATGTCGGGTTTGGGTGTTTTGTTCTCTGCGACATTGGTGCCTGAGACTAGACGGCGAACGTTAGAAGGAATACAAGCATCACTCATTCATACTCTGCAATAA